The Streptomyces sp. NBC_01255 genome window below encodes:
- the rpmF gene encoding 50S ribosomal protein L32, translated as MAVPKRKMSRSNTRHRRAQWKATTAQLVPITVDGSVYQVPQRLVKAYERGLLHPEG; from the coding sequence ATGGCCGTCCCCAAGCGGAAGATGTCCCGCAGCAACACCCGCCACCGCCGGGCCCAGTGGAAGGCCACGACGGCGCAGCTCGTCCCGATCACGGTCGACGGCTCCGTGTACCAGGTCCCGCAGCGCCTGGTGAAGGCGTACGAACGCGGCCTGCTGCACCCTGAGGGCTGA
- a CDS encoding MarR family winged helix-turn-helix transcriptional regulator, translated as MGSSTPTASVAGCGDLTEDFGFSLMAVAHAYRAAVSAVLESVPQGARGYQTLAAVVEGDAPNQLALAGYLRIDRTVMTYLIDELVAAGLVERRLDPADRRRRKIVATGHGIDTARELQRRVREAEDGLLSAIDEDDRELFRTLLQRVARSLGDLKPCDADTDTDTDTDTDRRDDAPGRQST; from the coding sequence ATGGGCAGCAGCACGCCGACCGCGTCAGTCGCCGGGTGTGGCGACCTCACCGAGGACTTCGGGTTCTCGCTGATGGCGGTGGCGCATGCCTATCGCGCCGCTGTCTCCGCGGTGCTCGAGAGCGTCCCGCAGGGCGCGCGTGGCTACCAGACGCTCGCCGCCGTAGTCGAGGGGGACGCACCCAATCAGCTTGCCCTGGCCGGCTATCTGCGGATCGACCGCACCGTAATGACCTACCTGATCGACGAGCTCGTGGCTGCCGGGCTGGTCGAGCGCCGGCTCGACCCTGCCGACCGGCGCCGACGCAAGATCGTCGCGACCGGTCACGGCATCGACACCGCCCGGGAGCTACAACGGCGGGTGCGAGAGGCGGAGGACGGGCTCCTCTCCGCGATCGACGAGGACGACCGCGAGCTGTTCCGCACCCTGCTGCAACGAGTCGCCCGCAGCCTCGGCGACCTCAAGCCGTGCGACGCCGACACCGACACCGACACCGACACCGACACCGACCGCCGCGACGATGCACCCGGCCGGCAGTCCACCTGA
- a CDS encoding NADPH-dependent FMN reductase, producing MLKIGIILGSTRPHRNGEQVARWVLDIASRRTDAEFELLDLRDYPLPHLDEPMPPSLGHYQNEHTRQWADKIASFEGFVIVTPEYNHGIPGVLKNALDFLYAEWNNKSVGYVSYGGVGGVRAVEQLRLVAGELQMADVRQQVPLSLITEFENYRVFKPGDYNLPALNAMLDQVIAWSTALAPLRTAATAAA from the coding sequence ATGCTCAAGATCGGCATCATCCTCGGCAGCACCCGTCCCCACCGCAACGGTGAACAGGTCGCCCGCTGGGTGCTCGACATCGCATCACGCCGCACCGACGCCGAGTTCGAACTCCTCGACCTCCGCGACTACCCACTGCCGCACCTCGACGAACCCATGCCGCCGTCGCTCGGCCATTACCAGAACGAGCACACCCGGCAGTGGGCGGACAAGATCGCATCATTCGAGGGGTTCGTCATCGTGACGCCGGAGTACAATCACGGCATCCCGGGCGTGCTGAAGAACGCCCTCGACTTCCTCTACGCCGAGTGGAACAACAAGTCGGTCGGCTACGTGTCCTACGGCGGCGTGGGCGGAGTCCGTGCGGTCGAGCAGCTGCGCCTGGTCGCCGGCGAGCTCCAGATGGCCGACGTACGCCAGCAGGTCCCGCTGTCGCTGATCACCGAGTTCGAGAACTACCGGGTCTTCAAACCCGGCGACTACAACCTGCCGGCCCTGAACGCGATGCTCGACCAGGTCATCGCCTGGAGCACCGCACTCGCGCCCCTGCGTACGGCCGCGACCGCCGCAGCCTGA
- a CDS encoding MFS transporter, whose protein sequence is MTDLDTRTDGAATGTGDGSRPRAVLPALCLTQITGWGIVYYAFPVLLSRMTADTGWSVGATTGAFSLALLVSAAASVPIGRILDRRGPHLVMTAGSVLAVVAVLAVAAAPNLPAFYAAWALAGIAMAATFYHPAFAALTRWWGPDRVRALTIVTLAGGLASTVFAPLTAALAEHLTWRSTYVVLAGVLALVTIPAHALALRAPWPPPPPGPGPEQPTGKDDTARSSPFVLLALAFTLSGFAMYAVVIGLVPLLEERGASPTAAAWALGLGGAGQTLGRTLYAALAARTTVTTRTAALIALGGATTAALALVPGPLPLLVLLSVLAGVVRGNLTLLQATAVTDRWGATHYGRLSALLTAPATIAAALAPWAGAILAGPLGGYSGLFLALAGSSVVATLLAMRTGPR, encoded by the coding sequence GTGACCGACCTCGACACCCGTACGGACGGGGCCGCGACCGGAACGGGGGACGGGTCGCGGCCCCGCGCCGTGCTCCCCGCCCTCTGCCTGACGCAGATCACCGGCTGGGGGATCGTCTACTACGCCTTCCCCGTTCTGCTCTCCCGCATGACCGCCGACACCGGCTGGTCCGTCGGCGCGACAACAGGTGCGTTCTCGCTGGCCCTTCTCGTCTCGGCGGCGGCAAGTGTGCCCATCGGCCGGATCCTGGACCGGCGCGGCCCGCACCTCGTCATGACGGCGGGCTCCGTCCTCGCGGTGGTCGCCGTGCTCGCCGTGGCGGCGGCCCCCAACCTGCCTGCCTTCTACGCCGCCTGGGCCCTCGCGGGCATCGCGATGGCAGCCACCTTCTACCACCCCGCCTTCGCCGCCCTCACCCGGTGGTGGGGGCCCGATCGCGTCCGGGCCCTGACGATCGTCACGCTTGCCGGCGGCCTCGCCTCCACCGTTTTCGCCCCGCTCACGGCCGCGCTCGCCGAACACCTCACCTGGCGCAGCACGTACGTCGTCCTGGCGGGCGTCCTCGCCCTCGTCACCATCCCTGCCCACGCCCTCGCCCTACGGGCCCCCTGGCCACCCCCGCCCCCGGGTCCCGGCCCCGAACAGCCGACCGGGAAGGACGACACCGCCCGCAGCAGCCCCTTCGTCCTGCTCGCCCTCGCGTTCACGCTCTCCGGCTTCGCCATGTACGCGGTCGTCATCGGCCTCGTACCCCTCCTCGAAGAACGCGGAGCGAGTCCGACCGCCGCAGCCTGGGCCCTCGGTCTCGGCGGCGCCGGCCAGACCCTCGGCCGCACGCTCTACGCCGCCCTCGCCGCCCGCACCACCGTCACCACCCGCACCGCCGCACTGATCGCCCTCGGCGGCGCCACCACCGCGGCACTGGCCCTGGTCCCCGGCCCCCTCCCGCTCCTGGTCCTGCTCTCCGTCCTCGCCGGAGTCGTCCGCGGCAACCTCACCCTCCTCCAGGCCACCGCGGTCACCGATCGCTGGGGCGCCACCCACTACGGCCGCCTCTCCGCCCTCCTCACGGCCCCGGCCACCATCGCCGCCGCCCTTGCGCCCTGGGCCGGCGCCATCCTCGCCGGACCCCTCGGCGGCTACAGCGGCCTCTTCCTCGCCTTGGCCGGAAGCTCAGTCGTGGCAACCCTCCTGGCGATGAGAACGGGTCCGAGATAG
- a CDS encoding NAD(P)-binding domain-containing protein encodes MSKQRGIVVNTTATDQLPVVVIGAGPVGLASAAHLVGRGLEPLVLEAGPVAGAAVREWAHVRLFSTWGEVTDPAAEKLLAPTGWVKPDTTTYPTGGDWAADYLQPLADVLGDRVRTGAMVTGVSRAGRDRIVDADRDAQPFVVHVAHADGREERLFARAVIDASGTWVTPSPAGASGLTALGEKAAADRVTYRVPDLKDPSVRARYAGRRTAVIGSGASAFTALALLADLAKAEDGAGAKAVWILRRGISGSTFGGGTADQLPARGALGLAAKAAVDEGHADAVTGFRTEAIERDGDRLVLVAEDGRRLDPVDEVVVLTGFRPDLSFLSELRLGLDERLQAPVELAPLIDPNQHSCGTVYPHGVNELSHPEQGVYLVGMKSYGRAPTFLALTGYEQVRSVVAALAGDRESAERVELVLPETGVCGGAGLFDQPDTEQTADGGSCCAPAPALIPLGTTTPAPSCGS; translated from the coding sequence ATGTCGAAACAAAGGGGAATCGTCGTGAACACCACCGCCACCGACCAGCTGCCCGTCGTGGTCATCGGGGCCGGGCCCGTCGGCCTGGCCTCCGCCGCCCACCTCGTCGGGCGTGGCCTCGAACCGCTGGTTCTCGAGGCGGGGCCGGTGGCTGGTGCGGCGGTACGCGAGTGGGCGCACGTCCGTCTCTTCTCCACGTGGGGCGAGGTCACCGACCCGGCTGCCGAGAAGCTCCTGGCCCCCACCGGCTGGGTGAAGCCCGACACGACGACGTACCCGACGGGCGGCGACTGGGCGGCCGACTACCTCCAGCCGCTCGCCGACGTCCTCGGCGACCGCGTCCGCACCGGCGCCATGGTCACCGGCGTCTCGCGCGCCGGCCGCGACCGCATCGTGGACGCCGACCGCGACGCCCAGCCGTTCGTCGTCCACGTCGCCCACGCCGACGGCCGGGAGGAGCGGCTGTTCGCCCGCGCGGTGATCGACGCCTCCGGCACGTGGGTCACCCCGAGCCCGGCAGGCGCGTCCGGTCTCACCGCTCTTGGCGAGAAGGCCGCCGCCGACCGCGTCACCTACCGTGTCCCCGACCTCAAGGACCCGTCCGTCCGAGCCCGTTACGCGGGCAGGCGCACCGCCGTCATCGGCTCCGGCGCCTCCGCCTTCACCGCCCTCGCCTTGCTCGCAGACCTTGCCAAGGCCGAGGACGGCGCGGGGGCGAAGGCCGTGTGGATCCTGCGCCGGGGCATCTCCGGCTCCACCTTCGGCGGCGGCACGGCCGACCAGCTCCCCGCCCGCGGCGCACTGGGTCTCGCCGCGAAGGCCGCGGTGGACGAGGGCCACGCCGACGCCGTCACCGGCTTCCGTACGGAGGCGATCGAGCGCGACGGCGACCGTCTGGTCCTCGTGGCCGAGGACGGCCGCCGGCTCGACCCGGTCGACGAGGTCGTCGTCCTCACCGGCTTCCGCCCCGACCTCTCCTTCCTCTCCGAGCTGCGCCTCGGCCTCGACGAGCGCCTCCAGGCCCCGGTCGAACTGGCCCCGCTGATCGACCCCAACCAGCACTCCTGCGGCACCGTCTACCCCCACGGCGTGAACGAGCTGTCCCACCCGGAACAGGGCGTCTACCTCGTCGGCATGAAGTCCTACGGCCGCGCCCCCACCTTCCTCGCCCTCACCGGCTACGAGCAGGTCCGCTCCGTCGTCGCCGCCCTCGCGGGCGACCGGGAGTCGGCCGAGCGCGTCGAACTCGTCCTCCCGGAGACCGGAGTGTGCGGCGGCGCCGGCCTCTTCGACCAGCCGGACACGGAGCAGACCGCGGACGGCGGAAGCTGCTGCGCTCCCGCCCCCGCGCTCATCCCGCTCGGCACCACGACCCCGGCGCCCTCCTGCGGCTCGTGA
- a CDS encoding ArsR/SmtB family transcription factor encodes MSNAALPLLEPEVAPCCPPLTERPLNAEEAERTAKMFKALGDPVRLRLFSAVASHEGGEACVCDISDVGVSQPTVSHHLKKLKEAGLLSSERRGTWVYYRVEPAVLAAMGALLTKAAAA; translated from the coding sequence ATGTCGAATGCTGCGCTGCCGCTCCTTGAGCCCGAGGTCGCCCCCTGCTGCCCGCCGCTCACCGAGCGCCCGCTGAACGCCGAGGAGGCCGAGCGGACCGCGAAGATGTTCAAGGCGCTCGGCGATCCGGTCCGGCTGCGCCTGTTCTCGGCGGTCGCCTCGCACGAGGGCGGCGAGGCGTGCGTCTGCGACATCTCCGACGTCGGCGTCTCGCAGCCGACCGTCTCCCATCACCTGAAGAAGCTGAAGGAGGCCGGGCTGCTCTCCTCCGAGCGGCGCGGGACCTGGGTCTACTACCGCGTCGAGCCCGCCGTCCTCGCTGCAATGGGTGCGCTCCTCACCAAGGCGGCCGCCGCATGA
- a CDS encoding GNAT family N-acetyltransferase — MTVATTVVVPLTAAHADEVVAIYQAGIDEGNATFETTAPTWEQFDVAKLPEHRFAALDADGTVLGWVAATKVSDRCAYAGVIEHSVYVHPDARGRGVASALLVALVDSTEAAGIWTIQSGVFPENTASLAVHRRAGFRIIGTRERIGRHHGVWRDTVLIERRSTVV, encoded by the coding sequence ATGACCGTCGCGACCACCGTCGTCGTGCCCCTGACCGCCGCACACGCCGACGAGGTCGTCGCGATCTACCAGGCCGGCATCGACGAGGGCAACGCCACCTTCGAGACCACCGCCCCCACCTGGGAGCAGTTCGACGTGGCCAAGCTGCCGGAGCACCGCTTCGCCGCCCTCGATGCCGACGGGACGGTGCTCGGCTGGGTCGCCGCCACCAAGGTCTCCGACCGGTGCGCGTACGCGGGCGTGATCGAGCACTCGGTGTACGTGCACCCCGACGCCAGGGGCCGGGGCGTCGCCTCCGCGCTCCTCGTCGCCCTCGTCGACTCCACCGAAGCGGCCGGCATCTGGACCATCCAGTCCGGCGTCTTCCCCGAGAACACCGCCAGCCTCGCCGTCCACCGGCGGGCCGGCTTCCGGATCATCGGCACCCGTGAACGCATCGGCCGCCATCACGGCGTCTGGCGCGACACCGTCCTCATCGAGCGCCGCAGCACCGTGGTGTGA
- a CDS encoding MIP/aquaporin family protein: protein MTATKPAASDAIATDTSPQPAPGATPPRTPLVARAAAELVGTAALVAIVVGSGIQATDLTDDVALQLLANSTATVFGLGVLIALLGPVSGAHFNPAVTLAEWWTARRGGAGVNGRELAVYVPSQVVGAIAGAVLADAMFGEPLVKWSTHDRSAGNLLLGEVVATAGLILLIFGLARTDRLRFAPVAVASYIGAAYWFTSSTSFANPAVTIGRAFTDTFAGIAPASVPAFIGMQIIGAVAGLALVAIIFMRGKTTTE from the coding sequence GTGACCGCCACCAAGCCCGCCGCGAGCGACGCCATAGCTACCGACACGTCGCCGCAGCCCGCGCCCGGCGCCACCCCGCCCCGTACCCCGCTCGTCGCCCGCGCGGCCGCCGAGCTCGTCGGCACCGCCGCGCTGGTCGCGATCGTCGTCGGCTCCGGCATCCAGGCCACCGACCTCACCGACGACGTCGCCCTGCAGCTCCTCGCGAACTCCACCGCCACCGTCTTCGGGTTGGGCGTCCTGATCGCGCTCCTCGGCCCGGTGTCGGGTGCCCACTTCAACCCGGCCGTCACCCTGGCCGAGTGGTGGACCGCCCGCCGTGGAGGCGCGGGCGTGAACGGGCGCGAGCTCGCCGTGTACGTCCCCTCACAGGTCGTCGGCGCGATCGCGGGCGCGGTGCTGGCGGACGCGATGTTCGGCGAGCCGCTGGTGAAGTGGTCCACGCACGACCGCTCGGCAGGCAACCTGCTCCTCGGCGAGGTCGTGGCGACGGCCGGCCTCATCCTGCTGATCTTCGGCCTGGCCCGTACCGACCGGCTCCGCTTCGCACCCGTCGCCGTGGCTTCGTACATCGGCGCGGCCTACTGGTTCACCTCGTCGACCTCGTTCGCGAACCCGGCCGTGACGATCGGCCGCGCCTTCACCGACACGTTCGCGGGCATCGCTCCCGCCTCCGTCCCCGCATTCATCGGCATGCAGATCATCGGAGCGGTCGCGGGACTGGCCCTGGTCGCGATCATCTTCATGCGCGGCAAGACGACCACCGAGTGA
- a CDS encoding ArsR/SmtB family transcription factor: MMTSVDTDLIRVLGDPLRLQIVTLLARETLCTTHLVEETGAKQTNLSNHLRVLREAGVVETEPCGRFTYYRLKPDVIEQLAGQFAALAQTARLTAEANFKRSCP; this comes from the coding sequence ATGATGACGTCAGTCGATACTGATCTGATCCGGGTTCTGGGTGATCCCCTGCGCCTCCAGATCGTGACCCTGCTCGCCCGCGAGACGCTCTGCACCACCCACCTGGTGGAGGAGACCGGTGCCAAGCAGACCAACCTCTCCAACCACCTGAGAGTGCTGCGCGAGGCCGGGGTCGTGGAGACCGAGCCCTGCGGCAGGTTCACGTACTACCGGCTCAAGCCGGACGTCATCGAGCAGCTCGCCGGGCAGTTCGCCGCACTCGCGCAGACCGCGCGCCTTACCGCCGAGGCGAACTTCAAGCGCTCCTGTCCCTGA
- a CDS encoding three-helix bundle dimerization domain-containing protein, with amino-acid sequence MAESSYPVLPDERLAAGVARLAVRHQGRYSVETVQRLIADSYEQLAANAHVRTHLVVLAERFAAERPDALVHPENPIATGGRPRDPRRHRHPYHHPAGHPVRHLKLPVPAPCSIPA; translated from the coding sequence ATGGCCGAGTCCTCGTACCCGGTCCTTCCCGACGAACGTCTCGCGGCCGGTGTCGCCCGCCTCGCCGTGCGTCACCAGGGCCGGTACTCCGTGGAGACGGTACAGCGGCTGATCGCCGACTCCTACGAGCAGCTCGCCGCGAACGCGCACGTCCGCACCCACCTCGTCGTGCTCGCGGAGCGGTTCGCCGCCGAGCGCCCGGACGCACTGGTGCACCCCGAGAACCCCATCGCCACCGGTGGCCGGCCGCGGGATCCGCGACGCCATCGACACCCGTATCACCACCCTGCTGGACACCCTGTCCGGCACCTGAAGCTTCCCGTCCCCGCGCCATGCTCCATCCCTGCCTAA
- a CDS encoding arsenate reductase ArsC encodes MTAPLASVLFVCVHNAGRSQMAAGFLNHLAGDRIEVRSAGSIPGDQVNPAAVEAMAEVGVDISDQKPKVLTTEAVQASDYVITMGCGDACPIFPGKKYLDWALEDPAGQGVDAVRPIRDEIKVLIEGLIAEIDAKKEA; translated from the coding sequence ATGACCGCTCCGCTCGCCTCCGTGCTCTTCGTCTGCGTCCACAACGCCGGCCGCTCCCAGATGGCCGCCGGGTTCCTGAACCACCTCGCCGGCGACCGCATCGAGGTCCGCTCCGCCGGCTCGATCCCGGGCGACCAGGTCAACCCGGCCGCGGTCGAGGCCATGGCCGAGGTCGGCGTCGACATCTCCGACCAGAAGCCGAAGGTGCTGACCACCGAGGCCGTCCAGGCGTCCGACTACGTCATCACCATGGGCTGCGGCGACGCCTGCCCGATCTTCCCGGGCAAGAAGTACCTCGACTGGGCCCTGGAGGACCCGGCCGGCCAGGGCGTCGATGCCGTCCGCCCCATCCGCGACGAGATCAAGGTCCTCATCGAGGGCCTCATCGCCGAGATCGACGCGAAGAAGGAGGCGTGA
- a CDS encoding alpha/beta fold hydrolase yields MDPELTRRRVLAGSAAVASTAALLGPLSSAASAAAPSGAGAGAKPTVVLVHGGFADASCWNGVIERLQDAGYPTIAPANPLRSLPGDAAYIASVLRSISGPVVLVGHSYGGATITNAAAGASNVKALVYVAAFVPDKGEQLGVLINKYPGSIIEAATRGVPYDAPDGTTGVDLYLEADRFRAAFAADLPVATTRLMQATQRPFSATCFTDPTASTAWRTIPSWGLVADADKAIPPALQRFFYDRARARHVVEARGASHVAMISHPRTTTRLIEAAARTTG; encoded by the coding sequence ATGGATCCTGAGCTCACCCGCCGTCGAGTCCTCGCCGGCAGCGCCGCGGTGGCGAGCACGGCAGCACTGCTGGGACCGCTCTCCTCGGCAGCCTCCGCCGCCGCCCCCTCCGGGGCCGGGGCCGGGGCCAAGCCGACCGTCGTGCTGGTGCACGGCGGATTCGCCGACGCCTCCTGCTGGAACGGTGTCATCGAGCGGCTCCAGGACGCCGGCTACCCGACGATCGCCCCCGCAAACCCGCTGCGCAGCCTGCCCGGCGACGCCGCCTACATCGCCAGTGTCCTTCGCTCGATCAGCGGCCCGGTCGTCCTGGTCGGCCACTCCTACGGCGGCGCCACCATCACCAACGCCGCCGCCGGTGCCTCCAACGTCAAGGCACTCGTCTACGTCGCCGCCTTCGTCCCCGACAAGGGCGAGCAGCTCGGCGTACTGATCAACAAATACCCCGGCAGCATCATCGAGGCCGCGACTCGGGGCGTCCCCTACGACGCCCCCGACGGCACCACGGGTGTCGACCTGTATCTGGAGGCCGACAGATTCCGCGCCGCGTTCGCCGCCGACCTGCCGGTCGCCACCACCCGGCTCATGCAGGCCACCCAACGCCCCTTCAGCGCCACCTGCTTCACCGACCCCACGGCCTCCACCGCCTGGCGCACCATCCCCTCCTGGGGCCTGGTCGCCGACGCCGACAAGGCCATTCCGCCCGCCCTGCAGCGCTTCTTCTACGACCGGGCACGCGCCCGCCACGTCGTCGAGGCGCGGGGGGCGTCCCATGTCGCCATGATCAGCCATCCGCGCACCACGACCCGCCTCATCGAGGCCGCGGCCCGGACCACCGGCTAA
- a CDS encoding alpha/beta fold hydrolase encodes MATIRNIVLVHGGFVDGSGWREVYDHLTADGYRVAVVQNPTESLAGDVAATHQVLDRLDGPAVLVGHSYGGVVITEAGNHPGVAALAYIAAFAPDKGESVGSLIADPPPGAPVPPILPPTDGRLLLDRDRFAVSFAADVPESTAAFMADSQVPWGVDALEGAVSEPAWQSKPSWYLVATDDRMIPPAAQRAMSERAGAIVTETPGSHAVYVSRPAVVAAVIAQAAHGVSTP; translated from the coding sequence ATGGCAACCATCAGGAACATCGTGCTCGTGCACGGTGGCTTCGTGGACGGGTCGGGATGGCGGGAGGTCTACGACCACCTGACCGCCGACGGCTACCGGGTGGCCGTCGTCCAGAACCCGACCGAGTCGCTGGCCGGCGACGTCGCCGCCACCCACCAGGTGCTCGACCGCCTCGACGGCCCGGCCGTGCTGGTCGGCCACTCGTACGGCGGGGTCGTCATCACCGAGGCCGGCAACCACCCGGGCGTCGCCGCGCTCGCCTACATCGCCGCCTTCGCACCGGACAAGGGCGAGTCTGTCGGTTCCCTGATCGCCGACCCGCCGCCCGGTGCGCCGGTTCCGCCGATCCTGCCGCCCACGGACGGCCGCCTGCTCCTGGACCGGGACAGGTTCGCAGTCTCCTTCGCCGCCGACGTCCCCGAATCGACGGCCGCGTTCATGGCCGACTCCCAGGTCCCCTGGGGCGTCGACGCCCTCGAAGGGGCGGTCTCCGAACCAGCCTGGCAGAGCAAGCCGTCGTGGTACCTGGTCGCCACCGACGACCGCATGATCCCGCCGGCCGCTCAGCGCGCCATGTCCGAGCGCGCCGGCGCGATCGTCACCGAGACCCCCGGCAGCCACGCCGTCTACGTCTCCCGCCCGGCGGTCGTGGCCGCCGTCATCGCGCAGGCCGCGCACGGCGTCAGCACCCCCTAG
- a CDS encoding helix-turn-helix domain-containing protein, translating into MEGTGRPGFGEVLRGHRRAAQLTLEQLAEVSGVSARTLSDMERGRSKGPQARTVTALADALKLDDGGRERLIALARDGRLRDHWARRGGLCELPRIVEDFTGRAGELIWLSELVYAERSPGVGVVGLITGSAGLGKTTLAVRAAHTVRPSFPGGVLFLDLFGMSRRPVTADDALRQLLRALGVADQQVPGDLQERASLYRSLLRDRRVLVVLDNAASEEQVRPLLPGGGTSRALITTRRLLAGLEGVRRLVLGPLQVPESTELLTGILGERSAHDEVPTLTRLAELCGGLPLALRIIGNRLLSRPDWDAAQLIARLADEGRRLEQFKAGDLKIANAFRLSYEQLADSTRQVFRSLAVVPGRDFDAALTAVAGGTPIADAWDALDELVDLGLLQDSTDGRYRFHDLVRLFARDRLLEEQSEAGRQALTERVTSWLLRMATLSGRWFEPGYGRPDRSDPELAVLSSEEEADGWLRVNVDNWLGAMRAAAGSGGRHSLVLDCAESMHWFSDRWLHSPHWQEVFTLGAEAAAALGDLAQQATQLNYLAWVHSVPPGDPGAVLRYAAEARELATRSDATSQIAWAHEYTADALLMLGRHDEAIESSSRAAEMFQAIGDIDSYVQSNAAITRCLFDDGRYAEALERYLELLAVLDDPESGMTPSVVVHSRPLALLRIGSCLRYLGRRTEAITALVEGIDLVDKLRASDYRQADALETLASLLADEGRTDESDRAYGRAAQIFASIGDTEASSRCRALVTGTA; encoded by the coding sequence ATGGAGGGTACGGGCCGTCCGGGTTTCGGGGAGGTGCTGCGTGGTCACCGTCGCGCGGCACAGCTGACGTTGGAGCAGCTGGCAGAGGTCTCGGGCGTCAGCGCCCGGACGCTGTCGGACATGGAGCGCGGACGGAGCAAGGGCCCTCAGGCCCGTACCGTCACCGCCCTGGCGGATGCACTGAAGCTGGATGACGGCGGCCGCGAGCGGCTGATCGCGCTGGCGCGCGACGGCCGGCTGCGGGACCACTGGGCGCGGCGGGGCGGCCTGTGCGAACTACCGCGGATCGTCGAGGACTTCACCGGCCGCGCCGGGGAACTGATCTGGTTGAGCGAGCTCGTGTACGCCGAGCGTTCGCCGGGTGTCGGTGTGGTGGGGCTCATCACCGGCTCCGCCGGCCTGGGGAAGACCACGTTGGCCGTCCGTGCCGCCCATACGGTGCGGCCGAGCTTCCCCGGCGGGGTGCTGTTCCTCGATCTGTTCGGCATGTCCCGGCGGCCGGTGACCGCCGACGACGCGCTGCGCCAACTGCTGCGCGCGCTCGGTGTCGCCGACCAGCAGGTCCCGGGCGATCTCCAGGAACGCGCCTCCCTGTACCGGTCGTTGTTGCGGGACAGGCGCGTGCTGGTCGTCCTCGACAACGCCGCGTCGGAGGAACAGGTACGTCCGCTGCTGCCGGGAGGGGGTACCAGCAGGGCACTGATCACCACGCGGCGGTTACTGGCGGGCTTGGAAGGGGTCCGCAGACTCGTCCTGGGCCCCCTTCAGGTGCCGGAGTCCACGGAGCTGCTGACCGGGATTCTCGGCGAACGCTCCGCGCACGACGAGGTGCCGACGCTCACCCGGCTCGCCGAGCTGTGCGGCGGGCTGCCCCTGGCACTGCGGATCATCGGGAACCGGTTGCTGAGCCGGCCGGACTGGGATGCCGCCCAGCTCATCGCCCGGCTGGCGGACGAGGGGCGGCGGCTTGAGCAGTTCAAGGCCGGCGACCTCAAGATAGCCAACGCGTTCAGGCTGTCGTACGAGCAACTCGCGGACTCCACACGCCAGGTGTTCCGGAGCCTCGCCGTGGTACCCGGACGGGACTTCGACGCCGCTCTGACGGCCGTCGCCGGGGGAACACCGATCGCGGACGCCTGGGACGCACTCGACGAGCTCGTCGACCTCGGACTGTTGCAGGACAGCACCGACGGCCGGTACCGCTTCCATGACCTCGTCCGCCTGTTCGCCCGCGACCGGCTCCTGGAGGAGCAGTCCGAGGCCGGGCGGCAGGCACTGACGGAACGGGTGACGTCGTGGCTGCTGCGGATGGCCACCCTGTCCGGGCGGTGGTTCGAGCCCGGGTACGGCCGTCCCGACCGGTCCGATCCCGAGCTCGCCGTCCTGTCCTCCGAGGAGGAGGCCGACGGGTGGCTGCGGGTGAACGTGGACAACTGGCTGGGTGCGATGCGGGCCGCGGCGGGAAGCGGCGGCCGGCACTCTCTCGTCCTCGACTGCGCGGAGTCGATGCACTGGTTCTCCGACCGGTGGCTGCACAGCCCGCACTGGCAGGAGGTCTTCACGCTGGGTGCGGAGGCCGCGGCCGCCCTCGGGGACCTGGCGCAGCAGGCCACCCAGCTGAACTATCTGGCCTGGGTCCACTCGGTGCCGCCCGGTGACCCGGGGGCCGTCCTGCGGTACGCGGCCGAGGCGCGGGAGCTGGCCACCCGGTCCGATGCCACTTCGCAGATCGCCTGGGCACACGAGTACACCGCTGACGCACTCCTCATGCTCGGCCGACACGACGAGGCCATCGAGTCGTCCTCCCGGGCGGCCGAGATGTTCCAGGCCATCGGCGACATCGACTCCTACGTCCAGAGCAACGCCGCCATCACCAGGTGCCTTTTCGACGATGGGCGCTACGCCGAGGCTCTGGAGCGTTACCTCGAACTGCTCGCCGTGCTGGATGACCCCGAGTCGGGGATGACACCGAGCGTCGTCGTGCACAGTCGGCCCCTGGCGCTGCTGCGCATCGGCTCCTGTCTCCGGTACCTCGGTCGTCGTACGGAGGCGATCACCGCGCTCGTCGAGGGAATCGATCTGGTGGACAAGCTCCGGGCATCCGACTACCGGCAGGCGGACGCTTTGGAGACGCTGGCTTCCCTGCTGGCCGACGAGGGGCGCACCGACGAGAGCGACCGTGCCTACGGGCGGGCGGCGCAGATCTTCGCGTCGATCGGCGACACCGAGGCGAGCAGCCGCTGCCGGGCCTTGGTGACCGGCACGGCCTGA